The Corynebacterium vitaeruminis DSM 20294 genome window below encodes:
- the moaC gene encoding cyclic pyranopterin monophosphate synthase MoaC, with amino-acid sequence MSTPRFTHLNEAGSAYMVDVTEKQPTVRRATAQGEVSCSPEILAALREGTVPKGDVLAVARIAGISAAKKVPDLLPLAHTIGVHGCEVGLELREDHVFIEATVRTADRTGVEMEALTAVSVAALALIDMVKGVDRSAYIRTCGIVAKSGGRSGDWSRELPR; translated from the coding sequence GTGTCCACCCCTCGGTTTACCCACCTCAACGAGGCCGGTTCGGCCTACATGGTCGACGTCACCGAGAAGCAGCCGACCGTGCGCCGCGCCACCGCCCAGGGCGAGGTGTCCTGCTCTCCGGAGATCCTCGCCGCGCTGCGCGAGGGCACCGTCCCCAAGGGCGACGTGCTCGCGGTGGCGCGGATCGCGGGCATCTCCGCGGCGAAGAAGGTACCCGACCTGCTGCCGCTCGCGCACACGATCGGCGTGCACGGCTGCGAGGTGGGACTCGAGCTGCGCGAGGACCACGTGTTCATCGAGGCGACCGTGCGCACGGCCGACCGCACCGGCGTGGAGATGGAGGCGCTCACCGCGGTGTCGGTGGCGGCGCTGGCGCTCATCGACATGGTCAAGGGCGTCGACCGCAGCGCCTACATCCGCACCTGCGGCATCGTGGCCAAGTCGGGCGGCCGCTCCGGCGACTGGTCCCGCGAGCTTCCCCGCTAG
- a CDS encoding molybdopterin-binding protein has translation MSEKVAGLKAAAIVVSDRIVGGERENTVTAVLESELLKVAEEVVLSVVVAEGYDAVFQAINDAKAAGARLIVTAGGTGIGPRNMTPEATAQILETRLEGLESQVLFKGLQSTPQAGLSRGLIGVTGRHPNAAIVANAPSSKGGVKDTMAVLIPVVPNILEGLSRA, from the coding sequence ATGAGCGAGAAGGTGGCGGGACTGAAGGCGGCGGCGATCGTCGTTTCCGATCGCATCGTCGGCGGCGAGCGCGAGAACACGGTGACGGCCGTGCTCGAATCCGAGCTGCTGAAGGTGGCCGAGGAGGTCGTCTTAAGTGTGGTGGTCGCGGAGGGCTACGACGCCGTGTTCCAGGCGATCAACGATGCCAAGGCGGCGGGCGCCCGGCTCATCGTCACCGCGGGCGGCACCGGTATCGGCCCGCGCAACATGACCCCGGAGGCCACCGCCCAGATCCTCGAGACCAGGCTGGAGGGGCTCGAGAGCCAGGTCCTGTTCAAGGGGCTACAATCCACGCCGCAGGCGGGGCTCTCGCGCGGGCTCATCGGCGTGACCGGCAGGCATCCGAACGCCGCGATCGTGGCCAACGCCCCAAGCTCCAAGGGCGGGGTAAAGGACACGATGGCGGTGCTCATCCCCGTGGTGCCCAACATCCTCGAGGGGCTCTCGCGGGCCTAG
- the mobA gene encoding molybdenum cofactor guanylyltransferase, with the protein MPTTYSVYSVIVLAGGRSSRMGADKAQVLLDGRRLIDHVLSGVAALPDPPAAVAVVSPVDLGLDAQDFPFALELACEQPAFGGPVAGIDAGIGTLARHGAARVAILSVDAPRSPACIPRLLGALGARADAAQAVVEGHRQPLLVAWDAAALGEALAALPQVRDSAAKRLYSDARVALVSCPGLARDFDSPGELAALGEVSLPPHPDF; encoded by the coding sequence ATGCCCACTACGTACTCGGTGTACTCGGTGATCGTGCTGGCGGGCGGCCGCAGCAGCAGGATGGGGGCAGACAAGGCGCAGGTGCTTCTCGACGGCCGAAGGCTCATCGACCACGTCCTCTCCGGCGTCGCCGCGCTGCCCGATCCCCCGGCCGCGGTCGCGGTGGTCTCGCCCGTAGACCTCGGGCTTGACGCCCAGGATTTCCCCTTCGCCCTCGAGCTCGCCTGCGAGCAGCCGGCCTTCGGCGGCCCCGTCGCCGGCATCGACGCCGGGATAGGGACGCTGGCACGCCACGGCGCGGCGCGGGTGGCGATCCTCAGCGTCGACGCGCCGCGCTCACCCGCGTGCATCCCGCGGCTTTTGGGCGCGCTCGGCGCGCGGGCGGACGCCGCCCAGGCCGTCGTCGAGGGGCACCGCCAGCCGCTCTTGGTCGCGTGGGACGCCGCGGCCCTGGGTGAGGCCCTCGCCGCGCTCCCCCAAGTGCGCGACAGTGCGGCCAAACGGCTCTACTCCGATGCGCGAGTGGCGCTCGTTTCCTGCCCGGGTCTCGCCCGGGACTTCGACAGCCCCGGCGAGCTGGCCGCCCTCGGCGAGGTGTCCCTTCCCCCACATCCAGATTTTTAA
- a CDS encoding DUF2249 domain-containing protein, with amino-acid sequence MVTQLPIAGSGAEAEIPTLNAAIIPHAIRHGAIHGALNSRGLGESMILIAPHNPIPLLREIEAGEHSFDLTYLKEGPDDWHLKFTRVG; translated from the coding sequence ATGGTCACCCAGCTTCCCATCGCAGGCTCCGGCGCCGAGGCCGAGATCCCCACTCTCAACGCCGCGATCATCCCGCACGCCATCCGCCACGGCGCCATCCACGGCGCGCTCAACTCGCGCGGGCTCGGCGAGTCGATGATCCTCATCGCGCCCCACAACCCGATCCCGCTCCTGCGGGAGATCGAGGCGGGCGAGCACTCCTTCGACCTGACCTATCTCAAGGAGGGGCCGGACGACTGGCACCTCAAGTTCACGCGTGTCGGATAG